A region of the Nitrospirae bacterium YQR-1 genome:
CTCTTTGGCGGCACTTTCCTCTTTATATATGATAAAGTTTTTTTCAGAACGTCTTAATTGCAGAACCAACTCTTTATTTTTCAAAGAACTCTCTATTTCCCTGCCAACCGGCCTGATATCTTCCACAAGAAGCGCCCTTTCATCCATATTACCCATAGAGGAGTGAAAGCTCTCCTCGTACTTGTTGACAACAGTTGTCAGCTCATCTCTGGTTTCATTGCCCAGAGTATCCGCTAAGTCCTTATCTATTTCCCTGAGTTTTTTTCTGAGGCTTTTGATATTATCGTGAAATAGTTTAAGATGTTCCTTTTCCCTGTTAAAAATAAGAACATTTTTCTCGTACCTTCTAAGCTCAAGCACTATAATTCCAGCATCGTCAATTGCCTCTATAACCTCAAATTTCTTGTATAAATCATCAACCTTTTGAAGCTCAAGTGTGATGAGGACAAAGGCAAAAAACACAGGAAACACCATATTTATTATGACCCGCTGCCAGAGTTTAAATGTCATACAATCCTATTTATACCGGGAGCAGTCAAAAGAGTAACGAGGCGGCTAAGCGACATCTCCCTTCATAGGGAATTCCCCTTTATGGGAGACGTCAAGGAGCTTCCGACGATGCCGACAAAGTTAATCGAATGAATGCAACTTGGTATTATATCCATTTCTTTAAGTAACCCACATCCTATTGTACAATAAATAAGCGCAAAAAAACCTGCCGGCTAAAGCCATGCCGGCAGGTTTCCATGGCACTTTGTCCTTTCCCTTATTTGTCCAATACAAGCACAACAGGGCAGCCGGATGATACAGGCGTTGATGAGTACTGAACCGTGCGTGCGGCGTTGGAGGGAGATACGATCTGATGAATACTCCTTGTGGGTGTGGGCACTATAAGCAGTGACACTTCCTTTTCCGTGTCCTTTATGAAATCTATTACTTCTTCAATTCCACCCCTGTAAACACTGAAATCAGCCTTGATGCCCTCATTGCTGCAAAACTCTTTCACTTTTTCAAAAAACGACTTTGATTCGGCTTCCATTTTACTCGTTACACTGCCGGCTGTCCCAAACTCATACATGTGCAATGCAGTTTGCTCCGATAACGACAGCTCAGGGATAATTCCAGCCACCGTGAAACCTGTTTTTAACTCCGCTGCTCTCTGACTTCCATAAAGTATCGAATGTTTGTACGGCATTCCCGGGTAAACTATTGCTGTTGTCTTTTCCATTGTTTTTCTCTCCTTAGTTTTTTTTATAAAGTTTAATATTCCGTCAATTTGTTTTTATATAGTTCTTGCGGCCGCCGCTCTCTCTGCCGCTTTTTCCATTTTTATACCCTGAACCATCTTTACAATGATAAGCAGACTTAGTGCACATGCCGAACCCAGCATAAGGTACCCGGAGTAGTTATTCCAGGTTTTATCAAGCATGTATGCGCTCTGAATAATATCACTCTGTGAGGCTACCCATGTCTTTACGGCTGCCTTATTCATCACCGCCCAGTCCTTTATCGCAGCTTTATCCGTCAAACCGGTTTCCACTTTTATCCACTTATTGAGCACTCCCTCGTATGTGAATTTATAACTTGAGGCTATGTGCTTAAATACTACCGACACTCCGGCCAACAGCATTGTAACTGCAAAGTATAACCTGATTATCAAGCCCTTTACATATTTGGTTGCAAGAGTACCAAACTGCGCTCCGACTGCCGCACCCAGAAGCATTACGATTGCCGCTACTATCTCCACACGTCCCTTCATCGCATATGAAAACGCTCCGTATGCCCCTGAAATCATTACCTCAAAAAGGTCGGTACCGACCGCCACAGTAGTAGGGCACCCCAGTACATAGATAAGTGCAGGCATTCTTATAAAGCCGCCGCCGACACCCAAAAATCCTGCTAAGAATCCTGTAAATATTGCCACACCGCCGATTGCCCATAAAGATATAGTAATGCCTGAGGTCTTAAGGTGAATCATCGGCCTCAGTTTCAATGTCTGAATCTTTGTTGCAAGCCCGGATACGTTTCCGTCTTTTACCTCATGCGAACCGCTGCCGCCTCCGGTAAGTTTAAAGTACTCATAGAGCATATATGAGCCGAGGCCAAAGAGTAATATCATATATACAAATCTAACGATTGGCCCGACCCGCCCTATCTTTTCAAGATACATTATTAACGTTGCTCCACCCTCTATTCCAATTGCTGTAAATATGACCATTATAATGCCCAGCTTCAAATCCACGTTGCCAAGCTTTCTGTGCTTTATCGTGGCCACTATTGACTTACCGGCAATGTGTGCCATGTCGGTACCTATCGCATATGCCATCGGAAAACCAAAAACATTCAGTGCCGGTGTTACCATAAAGGCGCCCCCTACCCCAAAGAACCCCCCTATTACACCTACTGTTAAACCTATCAAAACCAGCTGCCATGCCATTATCTCCACTCCGGCTATAGGTAAATATAACTCCATTTGTTTATCCCTCCGTTTCGCTTTTCACTATGACTTAGTGATGAATTTCGATCTTGTTTGATTTTATACCCAACATTTTAAAAAACACCTCAATTGACGCCCCTATCAATGCGCCAAGCCCTGACATTATTAACACTGTTACTACTCCAAACCATACATGGTTAGTCTTGTTGAGCTCCACGAGCCAGTTGATCAAATTATCCATTTAGTTCACCTCCTTTGTTTAAGTCTTTTTATTTTTCAGCTTCCGTTTTGTTCATCTCTCTCATGTATCCGCTTTTAATATATCAAAGAGCGTGCCAGATCAATTTATGCTTATTTGTCAAATAGTTATGCTTGAATCGTATTATTTTCTGAAACTCAGGCCGCAGCGTATTATTGCACCACTTATGATATAAACAAGAGCAAAACCTTTGAAAAACGGTAGCTTAGCGGTTTTAATACTGGGTTTTAGTGTTGGATGTTGATTACTCTTGCATGCAAGAAATCACTGCACATAGAGAGTGTTGATGACCTTATTGCTTATGATTTTACCTGATATAGAGCCGATTTTGTTTGTGTTTGATGCTCCCAAAACCAAAAGGTCGTACTGTGAGGCGGCGTTTAACAGCTCACGGTAAGCATCTCCCGACCTTATAACAGATTGAGCTGAGGTGTTTATAATCTTAAGAGCTGAGGACAGAGTTACCCTGGCGCGCTCTGAAAAATCCTTTTCAAGTTGAGTAATTCTTCTGTCCATAGAGGGCGCCTCGCTTATGTAGCCGTAGTTCATAAGTATGGAAGCCGTATCGGGTATCACATTTATAAGGGTAATGCCTGCGCCTGTTTTTTCGGCCAGAAATGCGGCAAATGTGGCTGCCTTGCGTGACGATTCAGAGTTGGTTACAGCAACAAGCATGTTTTTTATCTCCGCCTCTCTGTTTACCAGCAAAACCGGCACCTTTAGACTGCTCACCACGTTTTTACACATCTGAAGGGCAATCTCCGATGCCGGCCTTCCAATTACAACTAACTTTACCACCCCGTTTTCATGGACATAATTAATTATTTCGGTGTCGGCAATCCCATAGGAAATGATACCCTCTATGTGGCAACCCATTGCTTTAGCCGTTATAAATGCACTATCTAAGACTGATTGGCCCTTTACCTGCAGTTCCTTGTCAACCATTGCCTTTATGCCGCCGTAGTGGGTTAACTCCGGTGAGTACTCACCCCCCGTGTTTACAAACATGGCCATTACGTAGTAGCGGAGTGTTTTGGACAGATGCACGGCTGTAGCCAGTGCGCTGCCGGCGGCGGGTGTGTCGTCAAGCGGAACAAGTATTTTCATGAGTCCTTCAAGTCGTTTATATTAATTGAGAAATCTTTGATTTTTTGTTGAAGGCTTTGTCTGTGTATGCTTAATACTCTGGCAGTCTGGGAAATATTGCCTGAACACTGCCTCAGGGCAGAGGATATAAGAAGCTTTTCGTAATTGTCAACGGCAGTTTTAAGCGGTTTATCTATTGTTGTAACAGCCGGAGGCTTTATTTTATTTAACCGGATTTTCTGCGGGAGATCGTTTAAGGTTATCTCATTGGTATTGGTAAAGGATATAGCGTATTCGATGGTGTTTTCCAGTTCTCTGATGTTTCCGGGGAAATCATATCCTATGAGAGCCTCAACAGCGTCCTGTGTAAACCCTGTGATTTTAACACCTCTTCTTTTATGAGAGTATTTTTGAAGAAAATGCCGTGCAAGTATGGGTATATCCTCGCGCCTTTCCCTAAGCGGAGGCAAATGTATAGAGATAACATTAAGCCTGTAAAACAAGTCTTTCCTGAATGTTCCCTCAGACATAGCCTTTGCCAGGTCCCTGTTTGTTGCCGCTATGAATCTCGTATTAACTTTTTCATGGTGTGGGCTTCCAACCCTGTTAAACTCACCCTCCTGAATGACCCGCAGAAGTTTAACCTGAAAGTCGGGGTATGTCTCTCCTATTTCATCAAGAAAAAGAGAGCCCCCTGCGGCATGTTCCAGAAATCCGGTTTTATCTTTAACCGCTCCGGTAAAAGCTCCCTTGACATGTCCGAAGAATTCCGACTCAATCAGTTCACTTGATACAGCCCCGCAGTTGACCGCCACAAAGCGTTCATTTCTTCTCTGTGAGTTGTAATGAATAGCCCTGGCCACCAGTTCTTTCCCTGTACCGGACTCACCGGTTATGAGCACATTGCTGTCGCTTCCGGCAGTTTGTCTTATGATTTGAAACACTTCCTCTATTTTTTTACTTCCGCCTATTATATTTTCAAAACCAAAGGATTGGCACAGCTCGGCTCTGAGATAGTTTATCTCGGCAGTCAGGG
Encoded here:
- a CDS encoding universal stress protein; translated protein: MKILVPLDDTPAAGSALATAVHLSKTLRYYVMAMFVNTGGEYSPELTHYGGIKAMVDKELQVKGQSVLDSAFITAKAMGCHIEGIISYGIADTEIINYVHENGVVKLVVIGRPASEIALQMCKNVVSSLKVPVLLVNREAEIKNMLVAVTNSESSRKAATFAAFLAEKTGAGITLINVIPDTASILMNYGYISEAPSMDRRITQLEKDFSERARVTLSSALKIINTSAQSVIRSGDAYRELLNAASQYDLLVLGASNTNKIGSISGKIISNKVINTLYVQ
- a CDS encoding sulfite exporter TauE/SafE family protein: MELYLPIAGVEIMAWQLVLIGLTVGVIGGFFGVGGAFMVTPALNVFGFPMAYAIGTDMAHIAGKSIVATIKHRKLGNVDLKLGIIMVIFTAIGIEGGATLIMYLEKIGRVGPIVRFVYMILLFGLGSYMLYEYFKLTGGGSGSHEVKDGNVSGLATKIQTLKLRPMIHLKTSGITISLWAIGGVAIFTGFLAGFLGVGGGFIRMPALIYVLGCPTTVAVGTDLFEVMISGAYGAFSYAMKGRVEIVAAIVMLLGAAVGAQFGTLATKYVKGLIIRLYFAVTMLLAGVSVVFKHIASSYKFTYEGVLNKWIKVETGLTDKAAIKDWAVMNKAAVKTWVASQSDIIQSAYMLDKTWNNYSGYLMLGSACALSLLIIVKMVQGIKMEKAAERAAAARTI
- a CDS encoding sigma-54 dependent transcriptional regulator, yielding MMKILVVDDEIGICRSLEMLFTKEGYNACSYNTGAQALSAAAEREFHVAFVDLKLPDMDGLDLIKHIKERLPSIQIIVITGFATIETAVTAIRNGAYDYLTKPLSLDKVRITLKRALEKVTLTAEINYLRAELCQSFGFENIIGGSKKIEEVFQIIRQTAGSDSNVLITGESGTGKELVARAIHYNSQRRNERFVAVNCGAVSSELIESEFFGHVKGAFTGAVKDKTGFLEHAAGGSLFLDEIGETYPDFQVKLLRVIQEGEFNRVGSPHHEKVNTRFIAATNRDLAKAMSEGTFRKDLFYRLNVISIHLPPLRERREDIPILARHFLQKYSHKRRGVKITGFTQDAVEALIGYDFPGNIRELENTIEYAISFTNTNEITLNDLPQKIRLNKIKPPAVTTIDKPLKTAVDNYEKLLISSALRQCSGNISQTARVLSIHRQSLQQKIKDFSININDLKDS